Sequence from the Helianthus annuus cultivar XRQ/B chromosome 13, HanXRQr2.0-SUNRISE, whole genome shotgun sequence genome:
TCGGCAGTTAGCTCGAAGAAGTTTCTCTCGATCAGGTGTTCCAATAGATTCCCCCTGTTAACAATGTCTTGTTAATTGTTTCCGATGAGATGCTTGGTAACAAAGAGGAACACTTTCTTCttttgttcttcaatctttgttacttgttaatgctttatttttttctacttttagaaaggttTGACCACCTCACGACTGTAATAAAatggaacataatcccagattgtctagagaaacgcttttatcatgtgtcatatgttGGACGGAATATATGGATGGAAAGCCCacatagtttgtttttttttataattttacagACGATTTAGAGAAACAGAGAATACGTTACGAGATTCTTCGAAaattagaaaaggagaaaatacggaacgacAAGGATGTTGGTCTTTTCTCCCATGTGTGATCTAGAGGCCGGTCTcaggtgggcataagatccgtgggccctattatcggatctgtgactccatggaagatgtgattaaggtaagcgtgCCGTATCATGTGTCATGTGTcataaaacggaacataatcccaggttgtctaaagaagcgcttttatcatgtgtcatactAGAGAAACATAATTTTACAGATGATTTAGAGAAACAGAGAATACGTTACGAGATTATTCAAgaattagaaaaggagaaaaGAGGGTGTGCCATTATAAAACCCGTTTGAAGAAACAACATAAAAACttacaagaaaaataaaatatgcACGAACTCAGTTCTTGTAGTTGGTAAGTGGTTTAAGTCAAGTCAACTAGCACCGCTAGGAGTTAGGACAGTCTACACTTAAGATCAATGACCTCTGTATTTTTGTatattatcctttttattttaaTAAGTGTATAAAAGATGATTTTGTTTGTTTAGAATCATAATTAAtcagaaaaaaataaaacgcTCTTTTCTTAGGAAAAAGTATATGAAAGTTTCATAATGCATACAAATTTGATGTTGCAGGAAAGTTTCATAATACATACAACTTGGATGATTAAGTTTAacttaaataaatatatactaaaAATATCACCTTATATTCAGTTTAACAACTTGGATGAttaagtttaactaaaataaataaatagtaaaAAATATCACCTTATATTCAGTTTAagaaaaataagtttgtttaCGTTCATTTATATATTTAACTCTTTAGAGTAGAACTTTGTTTTAGTCATTGTGGTTTCGTCAAAGTatgatttgtaacaccccaaccaaTGACGTAAATATCGAGACATCACTTTGATAGATTGTTCAATGGCACATGTAACTAaaatttaaatatttgttaaTTAATTTGAAACATATAATACATCATGAAAGCAACTAATACAAAGTAATCTCTATTAAATTTATCTAAGTACCCATATCCTTCCTATGTTAGAAGTAAATCTCTATTAAATTCATATATTTAACTCTTTAGAGTAGACCTTTGTTTTAGTTATTGTGGTTTCGTCAAAGTAATGATTTGTAACACCTCAACTAatggcggaaatatcggggcATTACTTTGATAGATTGTTCAATGGCACATGAAACTAAAATTTaactatttattaattaatttgaaACATATAATACATcatttttttgaaaagtaaacttcATTAACGACCAGCCGACCCAAACCGGGCCGACCAAAGACTACataaaaattacatatttacaaataaGGACCACTCTTTCCATTCCATCCCTTTATGTTTGGATCTATTCGAAAACCATAGAAAACCTAACGCCTTTATTTCACTAAGAATCCTATCTATCCTTACCGGTCTATTAGAAAAAAATCAGTTTATTCCTCGCTCGCCATAAACTCCAACAcgctataataataataataccgtgCACCGCCTCCTTCTTTTTCACCGAAACCTGAAGATCCTTGTGAATGACGAGCATGTCTTTAATCGAGAACGCGAAAATAAACGAAATCTTGCACCACACACTTATCCCATTCTAAACGATCGAAGCCACGGAACATGCAGTGAACAAGTGTTCGGCTGTTTCCTCTGCAGCCAAACAAAACGGGCAAGTCGGCTCATCGTGAAGAACATTCCTTTTACTTAAAGCTTCCTTCGTCGGGATTTTCTCCATTTCCGCTTTCCACATATGTATGTTGCATTTATCAGGGACCCAATTGCACCAATCCATAACGAAACTGTTACTAACGTCACTGTCCAAATAAAAAAGACTCTTAACGGATTTAACTGGAAAGATACCATCGCTTTGCGAAGACCACCACCATTTATCGATCCTGTCTTCAATCTGAACCGAGTCCAGGAGGCTGCGAAGCTACTGCAGATTCGCGAACGATCCTAACTCATTCAAAGAAGATTTCCAATTCCAAATTACCTCCGTCTCCGAGCCGTTTCTTTTGACCCGATCAACAACAATACATTTCTTCTCAACCTCCATTCTGAATAAATCAGGATATTTCAGCTTGAGCGGCTCGTTAATGATCCAGGGATCAAGCCAAAACGAAATGTTGTTACCGTTACCGACAACTCCCTTCATGTAATTCCGAAGATGAAGACCTACTGTTAATCACAACCTTAGCAATATTGTTCCAAGCTCCATTGAATGATATTTTAATCGGAAAGCCCTCCCACCCGAACCGACTAAAGTGAAACGCATCGATAATTCTTCTCCATAAACTATTGATTTCCGTTTTGTATCTCCAACATTTGGTTAGAAGCGACAAATTAATATCCTTGAGTTTATTTAAACCCAAACCACCATCTTTTTTGTGAGACACTCGGTCCCATGCTACCCAGTGCATCTTCCTTTCTTCGCTAGAACCGCCCCATAAAAATTTTTTGATCATGTATTCCAGGTCCGAAATCACCTTCTTAGGGGCTTTGTATAATGAAAAGTAATAACAAGGTAAACTTTCCATCACTGATTTAATTAGAACAACCCTTCCACCGATTGATAACAGATGAGATTTCCATTTAGCCAGCCGATTACGGAAAATATCATACACCGGCTGCCAGTTGATGATCCGGTTCATGTTTGCCCCCACTTTAAGGCCAAGATATTTGAACGGAAGACAATCCGGTTTGCAGCCCACCTCGCTGGCCATCTCGCTGGTGTCTTCCATCCCCACCCCAATACCATATAAGTTTAATTTATCAATATTTATTTTAAGACCTGAGCATAAAAAGAAGCACCGAAGCACTCTAACTATGTTGATAACTTCAGATTTAGACCATTCACCCACAACCATTGAGTCATCCGCATACAAGAGATAGGTAATGACCGGCCCATTATTTGGAGTGGCAATACCCTTAAGCAAATCCGCATCCTTAGCGCAGTTGATCATACACGATAGAGCCTCCATAACAACTAAAAAGAGGAACGGAGAAAGCGGATCTCCTTGTCTCATACCCTTTTTGCATCTAAATAAGAACATTGGAGCCCCGTTCACAAGCACAGACGAGGAAGCCGACTTGAGAATACCCATAGTCCATTTACACCACAAATCAGGAAAGCCCATTTGAGATAGAATATTAATCACAAAATTCCAGTTGACGTTGTCGTAGGCCTTTTCAAAATCTATTTTTGAGGAAAAAAGCTTTCAATCTACTCTTTTTTATCCACGTTATAAGCTCATTGATGATGAGTGGACCATCTAAAATGTTCCTTCCTTTTAAAAACGCAGATTGGGAGTCCGAAATAACCCCATCCAGAACCATCCTCATCCTATTTGCCATAGCTTTAGAGATCACCTTGCTAATAACTCCTACCAAATTAATCAGCCTATAGTTATTAAGGGAAACCAGGTGGAAGATTTTGGCAATAAGGGCAATAAACGACGCACCGCTTCCATCATTTCTCACACCATGGTAATGAAACCAAGCAAAAATTCTAGAAAaatcgtctttgaataaatccaAGAAATGTTTGATAAATTTGAAGTTAAGACCATCCGGGCCAGGAGACCAATCATCCCCACATTCGAATATCGCTTTCTTAATTTCAAGCTCGGAAAAGGGCTCCACTAACATATTTCCGTCCATTTCAGAGATCCTTTTAATGTTGTTACAATGCAAAACAAGCCTGTGCTTGATAGACTCTTTAAATTTATCGCGATAAAACGGAAAAAcccgttttttttttaatctttgcAGGTTTAGTACACCACTCACCATCAACAGAGAGACCATGGATGTTGTTCGAAGCCTTCCTGTTGTTGACCATAGCATGAAAAAACTTAGAATTTTCATCGCCATCTATGGCCCACCTCAAGCGGGCTCTTTGTTTGATGTCCGCTCTCTTTCTATCGTCAATTTCTTGGATGGTTTTCCTATTTTCCAACAATATCCATTCTTCCTCTTCCGAGAGATCCCGTGTTTCCATCTCTTCTTCCAACTTCTCCATCTCCGAAAGCGCAATTTTTTCACTCTCACTTTCTTTAGCCAAAAACTCATCCCTATACGATTTAAGATTCGATCTAATTCGAGCAAATTTGGCCATAAGGAAGGAATCTGGCGGGTCAGAAACCTGCATACCATCTACAGCCGTTTTAACCGTGTCCTCGAATCCTTGTTTCCCGAACCACGAGTTATAAATTCTGAAGGGACGAGGACCGAATTTTAGATTAACTAGCTCGAGGATGATAGGACAGTGATCGGAATGCCGATTAGGCAAAGCTCTAACACACGCCGAAGGCCATTTATTGAAGAAGTCGGAACAAGCAAGGAATCGGTCTAACTTTACTTAGCTTTTTTCCATTTTCTCTAATACAAGTGAACTTCCTGCCTTGCATCGGATATTCAATCAAGCcgttattaaaaataaaattattgaaATTCTTGGCGCAAACAAGTTTAAACTTCGAGTGTTTCCTTTCTTCGGATGAGCAGACTGCGTTAAAATCCCAAACAACAATCCACTGTCCCATAGACGAATCGATAATACTAGAAAGCTCCCCCCAAAAGATGAAGTTTCGCCGACGTGTTTTGAGGAGCATACACGTTAAT
This genomic interval carries:
- the LOC118485893 gene encoding uncharacterized protein LOC118485893; the encoded protein is MAKFARIRSNLKSYRDEFLAKESESEKIALSEMEKLEEEMETRDLSEEEEWILLENRKTIQEIDDRKRADIKQRARLRWAIDGDENSKFFHAMVNNRKASNNIHGLSVDESIKHRLVLHCNNIKRISEMDGNMLVEPFSELEIKKAIFECGDDWSPGPDGLNFKFIKHFLDLFKDDFSRIFAWFHYHGVRNDGSGASFIALIAKIFHLVSLNNYRLINLVGVISKVISKAMANRMRMVLDGVISDSQSAFLKGRNILDGPLIINELITWIKKSRLKAFFLKNRF